From a single Stomoxys calcitrans chromosome 4, idStoCalc2.1, whole genome shotgun sequence genomic region:
- the LOC106094795 gene encoding E3 ubiquitin-protein ligase znrf2: MGAKASTPANSGHQSPRSRTFSSSSTGAELQSSSVDRQRARSLSSVPDMHGQTNTSSGDPHSQHTQGINAPTANSTNYASSSTSQQGHNNPMQRHTLGDNLRNVSMAGASFVESIALAAQSASNGAATSIGRVYTATSLPSQIWSFNGIKCPVCNKFVLPDDIECHLVMCLTKPRLSYNEDVLADAKGECVICLEDLNPGDIIARLPCLCIYHKCCIDRWFEVNRSCPEHPGD, translated from the exons ATGGGCGCAAAGGCAAGTACTCCCGCCAATAGCGGTCACCAGAGCCCTCGTTCACGTACGTTTTCGAGTAGCTCCACCGGTGCCGAGCTGCAAAGTTCGTCTGTAGACAGACAAAGAGCTCGGAGTTTAAGCTCAGTGCCTGACATGCACGGCCAGACTAACACCTCCTCCGGTGATCCTCATAGCCAACACACACAAGGCATTAATGCTCCTACGGCCAATAGCACTAACTATGCCAGTTCATCAACGTCTCAACAAGGTCACAACAATCCTATGCAACGTCACACATTGGGAGATAATCTACGG AATGTTTCAATGGCTGGAGCGAGTTTTGTCGAAAGTATAGCGCTTGCAGCGCAATCTGCTTCTAACGGTGCAGCTACCAGCATTGGTCGGGTCTACACAGCAACATCACTTCCATCGCAAATATGGTCCTTTAATG GTATAAAATGCCCGGTTTGTAATAAATTTGTCTTACCCGACGATATTGAGTGCCATTTGGTTATGTGCCTGACAAAACCACGACTCTCCTACAATG AGGACGTCTTAGCGGATGCCAAGGGTGAATGTGTGATTTGCTTAGAAGATTTAAATCCTGGTGATATAATTGCGCGCTTGCCATGTCTTTGTATTTATCATAAATG TTGCATAGATCGGTGGTTCGAGGTAAATCGCTCCTGCCCAGAACATCCTGGTGACTAG
- the LOC106094796 gene encoding NADH-quinone oxidoreductase subunit B 2 — MLRSAALILANKAPKLSGIPSTTGVFGPALNNLIVRQQQTMPVVDSNSSLPKKGYSPFGTKQSSMAEWSLARLDDLLNWGRKGSIWPLTFGLACCAVEMMHIAAPRYDMDRYGVVFRASPRQADVIIVAGTLTNKMAPALRKVYDQMPEPRWVISMGSCANGGGYYHYSYSVVRGCDRIIPVDIYVPGCPPTAEALMYGVLQLQKKVKRMKTLQMWYRK, encoded by the coding sequence ATGTTGCGCTCCGCTGCATTAATTTTGGCGAACAAAGCCCCCAAGTTAAGTGGGATTCCATCAACGACTGGGGTTTTTGGGCCAGCTTTAAACAATTTAATCGTTCGTCAACAACAGACCATGCCGGTGGTGGACTCTAACTCATCATTGCCTAAGAAAGGTTACAGTCCCTTTGGCACAAAACAATCAAGCATGGCCGAGTGGTCTTTAGCCCGTTTGGATGACTTGCTGAATTGGGGTCGTAAGGGCTCTATTTGGCCATTGACATTCGGATTGGCCTGCTGCGCTGTCGAAATGATGCACATCGCTGCACCTCGTTATGACATGGATCGTTATGGTGTAGTATTTAGAGCTTCACCACGTCAAGCCGATGTAATTATAGTAGCTGGAACATTGACAAACAAGATGGCCCCAGCTTTACGTAAAGTTTATGATCAAATGCCCGAGCCCCGATGGGTAATTTCAATGGGAAGCTGTGCCAACGGTGGCGGCTACTATCACTATTCGTACTCTGTTGTTCGTGGATGTGATCGCATTATACCAGTTGACATATACGTCCCTGGTTGTCCACCCACGGCCGAAGCATTAATGTATGGCGTATTGCAATTGCAAAAGAAAGTTAAACGCATGAAAACCTTGCAAATGTGGTacagaaaataa